In Candidatus Polarisedimenticolaceae bacterium, the genomic window CGTTGTTGTAGCCGACGAACAGGTCGGGGTGGTGGTCTTCTTTGTGGGCGATCCAGGCGACGGCGTTCACGAACGCCATCGTCCTGTAGTAGTTCTCGAACTTGAACGTGCGGCGGATCGACGTGGCCTTCTCGTCCATCGTCCAGCCGGTGAGCTGGCCGAGGAACGCCGCGGCGGCCGCGCGATCGAGCTTCTCGCCGCGTTGCGGCGTGCAGGAGCGGGAGGCGAGCTGCATCGTCATGGATCCCTCCTCGTTTCGGGTCCATCGTAACGCAGCGTGGCAGAATGGCGGGTCATGCGCCGCCGGATACTCGTCCTGTGTCTCGCCGTCCTGGCGGGCCTCGGTTCCACGGGCGCGAAGCGCGCAGCCGCGGCGCCCGCGCGACCGCGCCTCGTCGTGCTCGTCGCCGTCGACGGGCTCTCGTGGAGCCGCCTCGAGGCGTGGCGCCCTTGGCTCACGGCAGGCCTGAAGCGCCTTCTCGACGAGGGGGCGGTCGCGACCGCCTGCCGCTACCCGCATCTCGACACCGAGACGGGGCCGGGCCACGCGTCGATCGCGACCGGGACGCCGCCGCGCGTCCACGGCATCGCGCTCAACCAGTGGTACGTCCCGACGGCGGACGGCGGCGGCATGACGAGCGAGTACTGCGCCGCCGACGCGAGCCCGCGCCTCCTGCGCGTTCCGACCGTCGGCGACGCGCTCGTCGGCTCCGACCCGCGCGCGAAGGTCGTCTCGATCTCGATCAAGG contains:
- a CDS encoding 4a-hydroxytetrahydrobiopterin dehydratase — translated: MTMQLASRSCTPQRGEKLDRAAAAAFLGQLTGWTMDEKATSIRRTFKFENYYRTMAFVNAVAWIAHKEDHHPDLFVGYNNVSVTYATHSVGGLSENDFVCAAKVDALGAA